A stretch of Candidatus Poribacteria bacterium DNA encodes these proteins:
- a CDS encoding ABC transporter ATP-binding protein — MQQAQKTDVIVTEGVTKVYAADGIPVNALNGVDLTIQSGEFTALVGPSGSGKTTFLNIISGLDSPTDGKVWLAGKVLSEMSGNELSDFRRDNIGFIFQAYNLIPVLTVEENVEYIMLLAGVPKAERHERVITMLESVGLTGVADRVPTQLSGGQQQRVAIARAMVSEPQIILADEPTANLDSKTGADLLEMMRHLNAETGMTFIFSTHDPMVMESARRLITLRDGRIDTDEAR, encoded by the coding sequence ATGCAACAAGCTCAGAAAACAGATGTCATTGTCACTGAGGGTGTGACGAAGGTTTATGCAGCGGATGGGATTCCCGTCAACGCTCTTAATGGGGTTGACTTAACCATCCAGTCTGGAGAGTTTACAGCACTTGTGGGTCCTTCTGGCTCTGGCAAGACGACCTTTCTCAACATTATTTCTGGTTTGGATAGTCCTACAGACGGAAAAGTGTGGCTTGCTGGTAAAGTGCTTTCGGAGATGAGCGGCAACGAACTCTCTGATTTTAGACGCGATAACATCGGGTTCATTTTTCAGGCTTACAACCTGATTCCTGTGCTGACAGTTGAGGAAAACGTTGAATACATCATGCTCTTGGCGGGTGTGCCGAAAGCAGAGCGGCACGAGCGGGTTATAACAATGCTTGAATCTGTCGGTTTAACCGGCGTTGCGGATCGGGTGCCAACGCAGCTTTCGGGAGGACAGCAGCAGCGTGTCGCTATTGCACGCGCGATGGTATCTGAACCGCAGATTATTCTCGCCGATGAACCGACCGCGAACCTCGACTCAAAAACCGGTGCTGATCTGCTTGAGATGATGCGTCACCTCAACGCCGAAACGGGCATGACGTTCATCTTCTCGACCCACGATCCGATGGTGATGGAAAGTGCGAGGCGTTTGATTACGCTTCGCGACGGGCGGATAGATACTGATGAGGCGAGGTAA